Proteins co-encoded in one Malus sylvestris chromosome 7, drMalSylv7.2, whole genome shotgun sequence genomic window:
- the LOC126630068 gene encoding uncharacterized protein LOC126630068, translating to MEDSDNLPSDSEDDEDKNDGQKKDDKGKGVSIPRPCKTQNFKKSGASSSSSSGGYSITGPRRSGGRFSGGPRFQRQRDSGGAGGSGAPWCRRCNFRHHSECRRGGGACYTCGQMGHQASQCSQGQQRPQQTAMPPPASIQQSFGPGSYGQSGRGGAYHYQGDAAPYASGPYQYPRSLIFRQGILRTLGVILLIHSSMPTGGSQWHQGGQPRQGEVATGGAGSSRQPSQSGQGRTSQGRVLVEGVVMSADLIPLDIVDFDVILGADWFVNTENS from the exons ATGGAGGACTCCGACAACCTTCCTAGTGACAGTGAGGATGATGAGGACAAGAATGATggtcagaagaaagatgataaggGTAAGGGTGTCTCTATTCCGAGACCTTGCAAGACTCAGAATTTTAAGAAGAGTGGGGcgagttcgagttcttctagTGGTGGATATAGTATTACTGGCCCCAGGAGAAGTGGTGGAAGATTTTCTGGTGGGCCCAGATTTCAAAGGCAGAGGGATtctggtggtgctggtggttctggCGCTCCGTGGTGCCGTCGTTGTAATTTTCGTCATCATAGTGAGTGCAGGAGAGGTGGTGGTGCTTGTTATACGTGTGGGCAAATGGGACATCAGGCTTCTCAGTGTTCCCAGGGTCAGCAGAGACCTCAGCAGACCGCTATGCCACCTCCAGCATCGATTCAGCAGAGCTTTGGACCAGGTAGTTATGGCCAGTCGGGTCGTGGTGGTGCCTACCACTACCAGGGGGATGCTGCTCCGTATGCTTCCGGACCTTATCAGTATCCCAGGAGCCTTATCTTCAGACAGGGTATTCTCAGGACTTTGGGGgttattcttcttattcatTCATCCATGCCAACTggtggatctcagtggcatCAGGGAGGTCAGCCCCGTCAGGGGGAAGTTGCTACTGGTGGTGCAGGATCATCTAGGCAGCCTAGTCAGTCAGGCCAGGGACGTACTTCTCAGGGGCGAG TGTTAGTAGAGGGCGTAGTCATGTCAGCTGATCTTATTccattagatattgtggattttgatgtgattctcGGAGCAGATTggtttgtgaacacggaaaattcctga